From Alteromonas sp. RKMC-009, one genomic window encodes:
- a CDS encoding IS110 family transposase codes for MNKHSMIFIGLDTHKEFHEVAYCEEQRGASPVHFGRIPSSKVSVKKLLRQFESKYPGATLHVVYEAGPCGYWIYRLITSLGHCCYVVAPSLIPKKPGEHIKTDRRDALKLVRSLKSEDLTPVYVPEPEDEAIRDLARAREAAMKDLKEAKYQLKALLLRNNIRYEGTANWSKKHLRWLTELILPHPAQQIVLQEQLQTIDERIRRLERLDNELTHHVHQWRYYPVVKAIQAMRGVRLLVAVGVVAELGDLQRFDHPRKLMAYLGLVPGEQSSGGKRRLGAITKAGNGRARRLLIEGAHSYRYPANISTELQLRQEGLPKDIVDIAWKAQLRLCKRYQRMIKRGKHYNLIITAIAREMAAYIWAIAKEVVLTPVNPKLRLSRVPT; via the coding sequence ATGAATAAACATAGCATGATTTTTATCGGCTTGGATACGCACAAAGAATTCCATGAAGTAGCTTATTGTGAAGAACAACGCGGGGCGAGTCCTGTTCACTTTGGCCGCATACCCTCTTCCAAAGTTAGCGTTAAGAAGCTGCTCCGTCAGTTCGAATCGAAATACCCCGGTGCCACACTTCACGTTGTTTATGAAGCCGGTCCCTGTGGTTACTGGATTTACCGTCTCATCACCAGTCTGGGTCATTGCTGCTATGTTGTCGCCCCTTCCCTCATTCCTAAGAAACCCGGTGAGCATATTAAAACTGACCGTCGGGATGCGCTTAAACTTGTCAGGTCACTAAAGTCTGAAGATCTCACCCCTGTCTATGTGCCTGAACCGGAAGATGAAGCAATTCGTGATTTAGCCCGCGCCCGCGAAGCAGCAATGAAAGATTTAAAAGAAGCTAAATATCAGCTGAAAGCCTTGCTACTTCGCAACAATATTCGTTATGAAGGAACGGCCAACTGGTCTAAGAAACACTTACGCTGGCTGACCGAACTGATATTACCCCATCCGGCCCAGCAGATAGTTTTGCAGGAACAACTTCAGACCATTGACGAACGCATTCGACGGTTAGAAAGGCTGGATAATGAATTGACCCATCACGTTCACCAGTGGCGTTACTATCCGGTAGTGAAAGCTATTCAGGCCATGCGGGGTGTCAGGTTGTTGGTGGCGGTGGGCGTGGTAGCAGAACTTGGCGATTTACAACGCTTCGATCATCCCAGAAAACTCATGGCGTATTTGGGGTTAGTCCCCGGTGAACAATCCTCCGGGGGCAAGCGTCGCCTGGGGGCCATTACGAAAGCCGGGAATGGCAGGGCCAGACGCCTGTTGATTGAAGGTGCACACAGTTACCGATACCCAGCGAACATCTCCACCGAATTACAATTAAGGCAGGAAGGCTTACCCAAAGACATCGTTGATATTGCCTGGAAGGCCCAGCTTCGCCTGTGCAAACGCTACCAGCGCATGATTAAAAGAGGCAAACACTACAATCTGATTATTACCGCGATAGCCAGAGAAATGGCTGCCTACATCTGGGCAATCGCAAAAGAAGTGGTACTCACACCGGTTAATCCAAAACTCAGATTAAGCAGAGTACCCACATGA
- a CDS encoding GNAT family N-acetyltransferase: MQISLEEINKNNYETVCDLDVTEAQEGYVACNMWSLVESFYNEGHTCKAICFDSKPVGFFMWVKESVSKVSIWRFMVDKNYQNQGIGRVALTLALESIKETPDIREIEICYNPGNPVARDFYSSFGFQEIGMDEDGDDMLALIKL, translated from the coding sequence ATGCAAATTTCATTGGAAGAAATAAACAAGAATAATTATGAGACAGTGTGTGACCTCGATGTCACTGAAGCACAGGAAGGCTATGTCGCGTGCAACATGTGGTCATTAGTTGAGTCATTTTATAACGAAGGTCATACTTGTAAGGCTATCTGTTTCGACAGCAAACCCGTCGGTTTCTTCATGTGGGTTAAAGAATCAGTGTCAAAAGTTTCAATTTGGCGTTTTATGGTTGATAAAAACTATCAAAACCAGGGAATAGGAAGAGTAGCTTTAACGTTGGCACTCGAATCCATAAAAGAAACACCGGACATCCGGGAAATCGAAATATGCTATAACCCAGGAAACCCGGTAGCCAGGGATTTTTATTCAAGCTTCGGGTTTCAAGAAATAGGCATGGATGAAGATGGTGACGACATGCTGGCTCTTATTAAGCTGTGA
- a CDS encoding VOC family protein: MELNQITLPVKDMDAAVNFYLKLGFTQIVDTPHYSRFSCPEGNSTFSLSLETEEFENRSVIYFEHEELDELCADLSRRGIQFEQLPTEQRYLWKEAILKDPSGNKIKLYRAGKNRLNPPWKVEKRL; the protein is encoded by the coding sequence ATGGAACTTAATCAAATTACTTTACCAGTAAAAGATATGGATGCTGCCGTTAACTTTTATCTGAAGCTCGGTTTTACTCAAATTGTCGATACACCGCATTATTCCAGATTTTCTTGCCCGGAAGGTAACTCGACTTTCTCCTTATCACTCGAAACTGAAGAGTTTGAAAACAGATCTGTAATCTACTTCGAGCACGAAGAACTTGATGAACTGTGTGCTGATTTGTCCCGGAGAGGTATTCAATTTGAACAACTACCAACAGAACAAAGGTACCTATGGAAAGAGGCTATTCTTAAAGATCCTTCTGGTAATAAAATCAAACTTTACCGGGCAGGTAAGAACCGTTTAA